In Kineosporia sp. NBRC 101731, the DNA window TTCACCCGGCGCTCGACCTCTGCCACCGTGGCATTGGGCGCGCCGGAACTGACCATCGCCCGGGCATAGGCCTCGGTCTGGAGAAGGCCCGGCAGAAACTGAATCTCGTAGCTACGGATCATGCTGGCGGCCTCTTCGAGGCCGACGAACGTCTCGAACCAGTTGGGCAGGACGTCGTCGTAGCTGTGCCACCAGCCCGGGGCATTCGCCTCACGGGCGAGAGCCACCAGCATCTCGCGCTGGACCTCGTCCTCGACCCCGTAGAACTCCAGCAGGTCGACGATGTCGCGGTCCTTGAATCCGACGCGGCCGAGCTCAAGGCGGCTAATCTTGGATTCGGACGCGCGAATGCGATAGGCCGCGGCCTCACGGGTCAGATCTTTCGACTCTCGCAGACGTCGTAGCTGGGCGCCCACCAGAATGCGCCGGACCGTCGGTCCACCCGGCGTCGTCACAGTGTGTGCACCTCACCTGAAGTCAAAGAGGATCCGATCGCCCATGAGCGTGGCTCTTCGTGTTCAACCCGCCGCAGTGCCGCGACCTCGTGCCAGTGTGCCATCTCGGCGACCTCAAGTCCTAGCGGAAGCCGCTTTCAGTCAATTTCGGACTGCGCACACATTTACCCCTGATGCACGTGCATCCGCACGAACCAATCAGATACTCTCGAGATGCACGTGCATTTGGCGGTAGCGTTTGCACCGGCACAACGCGTGGCCCAGGGAGAACCGGTCCGGCGAAAGACCGAGGATCCCCGGGGTCGGGAACGAGGTATGGGGCCTGTCGTGGTGATTGCACAGCCGCAGTCCGCGGACGTCGCGCCGTCCGCGAAGCAGAGCACTGCCAAGAACATCAAGCAGGGTGCTGCCGAGATCGACCTCGTCCTCGAGGCCGGGTCTGCCACCTGCATCCTTCCTGTGACCCTTCACGCCGTTCCCCAGGGCCGGGCCATGGTCCGGCGCGGCCTGACCCACCTGGGCGCCGAGTCCGTCGCTGACGACATCGCGCTGGCCGCCACCGAACTCGTCGCCAACGCCATCGAGCACGGCGTGCGCGACGCGGTCGGCCGGGTCGGCGACCCCGACGAACTCCAGCGCCGCCGCGCGGACGCCGTCCGGATCAGCCTGGTGAGCAGCGGCACCCACCTCGTGCTCTCGGTGACCGACCCGAGCCCCACGCCGCCCGTACGCCGCCCTCGCGACCCGTTCGCCGGTGGAGGCCGGGGCCTGCAGCTCATCGAGTCCCTGAGCCTCTGCTGGGGCTGGACCCTGCTCGACGAACAGGACGGGCAGCGGGCCCCCGGGAAATCGGTGTGGGCCATGTTCCCGAAGGTCGCCGTCGAGAAGCCCATCCCTCAGATCCGGATCCAGGGCGCGGCCTGAGCAGTCAGGCCGGCGGCACCGTCAGACGATCTTGCCGACCCCGCTGAGGATACGGATGGGAAGGAAGTTCCCGTCGTTTCTCCATTGCGTGACGTCGA includes these proteins:
- a CDS encoding helix-turn-helix transcriptional regulator; the encoded protein is MTTPGGPTVRRILVGAQLRRLRESKDLTREAAAYRIRASESKISRLELGRVGFKDRDIVDLLEFYGVEDEVQREMLVALAREANAPGWWHSYDDVLPNWFETFVGLEEAASMIRSYEIQFLPGLLQTEAYARAMVSSGAPNATVAEVERRVNFRVKRQAILHRNSPSHFWTVVDEAALHRPVGGAKVMREQVEHLLDMMTLPNVTLQVMPFRYGGHVVDGGAFTILRFPEPELPDTVYVEHLTSAHYLDKPDHVERYTQNMDRLTVDSLPPDMTRRTLQKLLADA
- a CDS encoding ATP-binding protein produces the protein MVIAQPQSADVAPSAKQSTAKNIKQGAAEIDLVLEAGSATCILPVTLHAVPQGRAMVRRGLTHLGAESVADDIALAATELVANAIEHGVRDAVGRVGDPDELQRRRADAVRISLVSSGTHLVLSVTDPSPTPPVRRPRDPFAGGGRGLQLIESLSLCWGWTLLDEQDGQRAPGKSVWAMFPKVAVEKPIPQIRIQGAA